In the Melanotaenia boesemani isolate fMelBoe1 chromosome 14, fMelBoe1.pri, whole genome shotgun sequence genome, CTCAACCACAGAGCTTTACATGGGAACGATACAACATCCAGGAGGCGGTTCTGTCGGGTTCTgtcctccagatgcagatacgTCTCATCTGTGAGATGAAACATGAGTTTTTTGGAAAGACGACATTTCTTTAACCAGATTTATAAATCAGGAGTTTATATTTATCTCCTCCACGTTTCTAAATCCTAGAATACTTCACATCGCCGGTGAAACCTCCTAATTTAACTCGGCCAGTTATCTGATCCGGgtaatgaaatgtgctttaaatcttttgtctttcattttgtGGACTGGTGATTTCTGAAGGTTGTTTTTGCTCCCCGAGGCTGTTTGAGGGTAAAGGACCATAAAGGAGAACGTGCGGGGAGGTTGGGAACATGTGGGATTTAGGAACAGCTGTAGGATGGAGCTTTGTGTGAGCGGTCCTGATGCTGGTGGACTCACCGTCGCTCTTCATCCGCTCCGCCTCGGCTCTCTGCTCCTCCGTCGGGGAGTTGTGGGTGGAGTTGTTGTTGACCTGCGACTGAGCTGGAAACTGTCACACAAACAGAGTCAGACGCAACGTCCTGCAGAGACGTGACGACACCACACAAACGATGCCAAACGCACCCACGTGTGATGGAAACCTTTTAACAGGAGTCAGAGATTTAACTCCGACACCTTTTCTCCTACAGATCATCCATCTCTGACTACAAAGTACACCACCTTCCAGATTTGGGGTTAAATAATCAATTGGATTTATTCTCCTTTAAATTTAGACAAAAAACGCTAGagaaaaacagccagtgtgtaaTTATGCTTCCTGGAGACAGAAGGAATCTAGTTAACTCCTCCCGTTTATCTGTCCTCAGCTAGTCTAAAAATACTAAACCCAGAACATCACTACCACTGGTTTTCAGGTGAATCTGGTTCAAACTTTAGTCCACTTTGGTGAGATGCAGACTTTACTTCAGGTGGAGCAGATTCTGGATTTAAGATCTGGCCAGATAAAGGTATTCAGAGAATTTAGGACCTACGTAGGTCAAACGATAACACACGAATGTTTGAAGGACTAGTGAACAAATACAACACACTGTaatcattcaaataaataaaaaataaaagataaatcagAAATGAGAACCTTCCCTCCCTACGAGCAGCTAGAGGAGGTTCTGCAGGATTGTACAAGAGAAAGCCACACATGGACGTTTTAGCTCCTGCTCATGAGAGGATTTAACCAGATTTCCCTTCGCAAACAGCTGACAGTCGGCTCAGGCTGCTGCCGTATGATTGGTTGATACCAGCCCTCATTATCCAGGTAAAACTACCTGTAATTTTCCTGATGtgttgtaaatgtaaacaacttAAAGGGACAGTTTCACTTTGCTTCCATTTTGCTTTTCATGAAAAAAGCCAGAAGAGAACTCCCAGTAGAAGCAGGTTTAGGTTACTGGAAACCTCTTAAACCTGGTGGTTCGGTGCATGAGGAGCAGTGCTGAGACTCTGATGACGTGAGTGTTATGCTAGCATGTTTCCTGTTTACATTCTGTATGATGTTTGTTATGTTTGTTAAACGTGGACCCGGGAAGAGAAGCTCCAGCCAACGTTGTATTGAATGTGTCTGTAAAAGAgcaataaaaaagcaaagccTGCATCCGGATCCTGGGTGTACCTTCGCTGTAGCGGAGGAGAAGATCTCCGGTAACGTCATGGGGACGGCGAGACTCTGGTCATCGGTGGAAACTTCAAACGCCGTCTCCAAACACTGGACAGCAACTGCAGAGCAACAAGAGCAACAACAGAAGGTCCAAAAAAgctccaaacacacatttaactttttactCTCATTAGATGAAAACTTCTGTCTCAGTGGGACTGATGGCTGCGTGCAGGTTCTTCAGGCTCATGTAGCCCGCTCAGCCAGGTCACATGACTGACTCTGGTCCGCAGACCCGCTCAGCCAGGTCACATGACTGACTCTGGTCCGCAGACCCCTCAGCCAGGTCACATGACTGACTCTGGTCCGCAGACCCGCTCAGCCAGGTCACATGACTGACTCTGGTCCGCAGACCCGCTCAGCCAGGTCACATGACTGACTCTGGTCCGCAGACCCGCTCAGCCAGGTCACATGACTGACTCTGGTCCGCAGACCCGCTCAGCCAGGTCACATGACTGACTCTGGTCCGCAGACCCGCTCAGACCCGCTCAGCCAGGTCACATGACTGACTCTGGTCCGCAGACCCGGGTCACATgactgactctggtctggaaaCAGTTTGTACGTGACGGTCAGGCCGAGTCTACTGATGTGACCCGAAGCTTTGAAGAAGCCATGAATCCTTACCTTCTTCTGTCCTCTTTCATAACATAACATCAAAAACGGGCTTAAATATTCTGATATCCTTGGAAAACTCATTCCTCCGAGCACCAGGTGTTTGACAGGAGCAGGAAACCCACCTTCCAGACTCTCCTGAGCATCTGAGGACAGGTTCCCTGACCGCAGCTGATCATGCAGGAACTGGATGATGGAGAAGGCGAGACGCTTGTTGTCTGTCATGGTGACGGAGGCTCAGACCTCTCTGTGCTCGAAGATGGAGACAAACCTGCAACACAAAGACTGGACTCAGTGGTGGTCCAGGTTCAGGATTCTACTTCACAACTGAGACAAGGTTTAAAATGCACGTTAATCTGGCAAAATCAGCTTCTAAAAGCCCAACAACCCAAAATATGCTGCTGAGGGTCAAACGATGATCCAAACTTCCATCATCCTGCATCTGAGAAGTGTGTGAATATTAACCCAGAATTCCCAATAAGCCTGTTCTCATTCCCAGCCTTTCCGGTCTTCACTCAGGGCCTGAGACAGGAAAGCAGCCCACGAAGACCTCGTGTCAACTCCTCGTCACTTAAAGCATCTCCACACGCTGCTCTGCTCCGACAAAATCCTGCCGGCTGTGCAGGGGAAAGTCCGGATGAACAGATTAGACCCAGGCTTGGCTGAGGATCTGGACCAGGCTACTTGGACCAGGCCACCTGGACCAGGCTACCTGGACCAGGTCCTCAACCTGCAAGAAAACATCTGGCTAGCTTTgccttccagctgctgtttgacacataaataatCCTGGAAGAGGGGAATACGAAACTAGACCACATATCTGGAACTAAAGATGTTTTCTGCTACAGACCATCAAAGGCTGACCAGTAGGAGACCTCAGGCCGAGTCTCTGATGTTGGAACAGAGAAACTATCCGTCATCCGTAGAATTTAACCGTCACGTTGCTGTAAGTTAGTCAAGCATCAGCATCGTTAACCAGCTACTGAACGCTTCCTTCGTGCTACCAGCTGCTGGTTCTCCTGCAGGAGGCGGAACCTGCTGGATGGAGTTCCTGTCTCATGTCCTGCTTCCAGGCTGAGATGTCCTCCGCCCTCACACCTGGACCAGAAATCCCACCAGGAGGATTTAATCTGGAGGgaataactcttcctctgccGGACTTTCCCATGTAAACACGGAGGGAAAACACAGCAACTCGAATACGCACACGCTTGACCTTTTTTGTTCCGTCTGATGAGACAGTTCAGACATGATCCCACATGGAACGTCATCATTTTGATCTTCACGATAAATTATTTGTGCCAGTTAATGTGGAGAAAAACTGTGAAATCAAGTAATCTCAACATGTCTGGACGGGGTGTATTTTTTAGTGTTTCCACACTCAGAAACAGGGAAGGGAATCCTAATAACCGACCGGCCCATCCGACTTTGTTGGGACCGTTGGGGAACCAATGGAAGTTTGACACATCGCAATCTGTTGATtggctgacaaaaaaaaaggttgccTCCGTGCGACCTGGTAAATAAACAAAGCAAGAGCGGCTTCTTGTTTAGAGcaagagattttctttttgttgattaaatcttttGTCGCTATGTCCGTCATGACTCAGTGACTGATAAGAAATATACAGGAATGAAGACTGATTACAATAACCTACACAAAACACTTTCCTTAAGGAAAATGAATACTTAGTACCAGGAAGCCTTTGCATTCATAGTGTTTCAAGGTGCCAGTAAGTTCTACCATCATACCGTGCACGTCCTCGCCTTCAAGCTCAGTCCGTGTTCCAACATGAGTTCAAGTCTTGATCATATAAAATAGGGAGTTTACATTTTCTTCACTAAAGATGGAGGCAGTCTTTTCCTAACAGGTCTTTTATTTATAGACGACTCAGACAATTTATACTTTCGACAATAAATATGAGCTAGTTTGGTCTTCACATCCAAAAGTTATACAGGAGACGCAGATTGTGGGAGGTAGTGTTCCTCATTCAGTCAGAAGttgcagcctgattggtcaGATGTTATATTTTGATAATTTTGTTgtaatattttgttattatttgatATAAACAACAGACCCACCCCGAGACCCCATGTCAGAGCAGATGGATGGTGGTGGCGATGAACGCTGCTGGAAACTTAGCAAAACCTTGCAGACACAACAACAAGCCTGAAATTTAAGCACCTCacctgctgttgtttttgtttacctgcAGAAATCCAACATAGTAAAGACGATCATGCGCTACTGAAGGAGTGCGCGCTCCCGCGTGAGGAGATACAATTTCTTTCGAGGATAACTGCCTTACCACAACACCCCTCTTTCACCCCAGACACATTGAAATTATTAGCTTGTCTTTAGCATTAGCTAACATCAGAATTTTCTAGCAGCTCAGGCTCAGAATAACCCCGGAGAACCTCTTCCTTCATGGGGTGAATCATCCAGATTTCACCCGCTGACAGAGGACGATGAACAGGCTCTTAGTGTTTTTAAACCACCGTTGTTCCTCTGAAGAGCTCACCCTAAACTGGAAATACGAGTTAGTATTCAGCTTAACCTGCTAATATGCTAAAACATCAACAATTCAGTTCGAAAACATCACATTGGGAAATGCTTTAAACGTTGTTTTGCACAACCAAAAGTTAGCTAAAGTAAAAATTTTCAAGAAAATCCACCACTCAGTTGACTTAACTCAACACAACTCGGTGTAACCTCAAAACAGATGAATAACCCTGAAGTCCGCTGCTTCCTGAACcgacttaaaaagaaaaagcctgtCTTAACGCGAAGGCAGTATCACTATTATTTATTACTCTGAATCTGAGCCTCCCATGGGTGTAATATGAGACGAATGAAAGAAAACTATGTAAAATTCTTCACTGTTACTTAACTTTGCTCCAGCGGGCACACGGATTAACTTCAGAGCAATCCGTGTTAAAATGCATGAGTTTCGTGAGCGGAGCTTTGCGAGACGTGTTCGCACCATATGAGGTTAGCCTACAAAGCTAACAAGCTGCTAACACTTAACTGCAGAAACGGATGCCGTGTAAATAAATCCGCTGTAATGCCGCATCAGAGCCGATCTCAAAGCGACGCGTTGCGCCTACCTGCTGTCTCCGTGCTTCAGATGTGGATCACTCCAGATATAACAGAGAATTGATATTAGCTCAGCTTCGCTGAGTAACCCTCACTTAGCTAGTTAGCAGCTTAGCTTGTCGCGGAGTTATGACGTCACACAAACCTTGCACCAGATGCCGCAATCGGGCTTGTCAGGCACGTCAacacggccgccatcttgggccggggtCTCTGACCAGCGGTAGATCAGTCGGACTCTGAGCGTCTGAAACCAAGATGCCAGACTTTTGTTCTGCATTCGGATGTTCCCATGAAAGAAACACCGAAACCAAGAAACAAGGGATAACATTTCACAAGTAAGAAGTGggtttatattatttaactgttatgaaCTTGTTGAATTTGATGTATTTCTTAAGCTAACGTAAATGAAACCGGCTTatgtcaggacaagaaaataaaagaatgttttTGATAGTAACACACCAGTGAGATGATTTAAGTGGCATCTGACAACCAGCCGCTTCATATAATTGTGCTATAAAAGTCGCTTTAAACATGAACCTCTGAACTGCAGCTGCAAGCGTGGAGGACAGCGATGTTCACATGGAGCTGTTTGTGTTCAGGTTTCCTAAAGATAAACGGAGGAGGCAGGCCTGGGTAGACGCACTCCGGAGGAGAGACTTTGTGCCGAAGGACTGTTCAGTCGTCTGCAGCCGTCATTTTAACCCAGAGGACTTTGACAGGACTGGACAGTCAACTCGTTTAAAGGAAGGAGTGATACCATCCAtctttaattttcctgaccGTCTTTGCAAAGTTAGTGTCATGACAATTTCTCATGTAATCCTAATATTTCTCTAACGCAATGGAGTCCCCCCTACATGATAATAAAATCTTGGAAACGGTTCCTTCTGAATGAGCCCtcatataaacatttaaaacatggttAGTTAGTGTCACCTCCCTGATGTTAACATGCATTGTTCTTTTAAACCAAATAGCATGACTGAGTTATCCTAAAATACCAGaataacatttatttgtctAAATAATATAGACCTACCTGAAATACACACCTGATAAAGTCtctgtgaaaaacaaaattattggTATAGCTGAGAAAACAAATCAGTTCTTGAAGAAATGCTAGATGACGGCATGTTAACCAGAAATAACGTCGCGTGAGCTCTTTGTACGTTAAACTGCATTCAACCTATTTTATGGCTTCAGATTTGTAGTTTGTACTATTTTCCAGCAGGTCCCCAGCAGACCCAGGGCGGGCAGGACGTCGCAGCAGGCAGCGGCGGGATATAAACCCTCACACTCACGCTCACCCTCACACTCACCCTCACGCTCACCCTCACGCTCACCAGGCCGAGGACGTGGAGGACTCAGCCTCTGTGAGAAGGCAACCTCCGTAAGTGAAACAACTTGTTCTTAACACCTTTGCAGGATGCTTTGCTTGTAGAATGAGAACAAATAATAAGTGTACCGTCTTCCAGGACCATCCTTACGCCTTCGACCCCGTCAAGGCTAAAGAAAAGTGGACGGAGGCTCAGCAGAAGCTGGAGGAGTTGCAGCGCAGCTTAAGAAATGCCAGGGACAGAGAACGAAGGCAGAAAAAGACCATGAAATTCCTCTTAGATACTttggaagataaaaaaaactgctaacagATGATGTGCAGCAGAAACTTGACTTCTACTCTGGTCGGTCGAGCTGCCCCCTTTAACACATGcgtgtgtaaaatcacatgtcATTATGTAGAGGTTTGGAGAGGTAACTTAACCCCAAACCACTTTTATTCTTCTGAAAATCTGGGTATACGGACATTTTGGTGTTGATGTGGATGATCTCAGGTCCAGGTCTGATTAGTGCAGCGTATGAATTTGACATGTTGCATCATACATATGTGTAGCCCCGCCTCTTTCACAGCTGTGGTGTCAGGTCAGTCTGCTGCTGTGGTCTGAAACTTATTGACCTCGATTGTGTTAATTGTGTTAATAAATCACTTATTACACAATGCTGGTGGCTCAGTTTGTTGGTGACGTCTTTGGACGTCGGTCAGCTTCCTGTCGCTTCATCAGAGTTCCATAACAAGTCGTATTAAATGCTTCTCACCTCGTTCTGCTGTCCAGTACCGGCCGCAACGAAGCCTTTCTCAGGACTGGTCGGAGAGAACATGGCCGGCAACTAATCTGATGGATGCTGATGGAAATTTGTTAATTATTAATAGTTTTGCATGAGACAGTTTCAATCCTCACGTCTGGCGTGTCCCTGAAAACTCGTAACACCAAACAGAACCACAACTGCCCTTCAAGAAGAAACCCTTACCAGAAAATGCTGGACTAAACGTCATTTCCTGGATAAAAGGAAACACTTCAGTTAACATCCATCCCTGTGCTCCAGCTGTTTATGGACCAGGCCCGTATTCCTGAAGATTCGTAGTAGCACGAGCTGCTCCTAGACACCAAATTCTGAGAATCCAgatgttttcttagaatttcccCTAAAAGTGAAGAGCAGATCCTAGTAAAGGTAAAAGCTGTTCCTAAAGAATGCGAGCTCTGTCAGGGGCCGGGAGACAACTTCAGGATGCTCAGGAGTTCCCTCAGCAGAGGACCGAAGAGGCCGGAGCGAAGTTCTCCAAACGCTGGATGGCGGTGAAGTGATGAAACGCTACAGACGGGAGGAGGGTGCAGGAATCATGGTGGCTGATCTCCATAGAGAAGTACGTCTCCAACCCAACGCCACAATACaacacaacttaacaacacaacatcacaacttaacaacgtCACAACTTAAcgacacaacatcacaacttaacaacacaacatcacaacttaacaacgtCACAACTTAAcgacacaacatcacaacttaacaacacaacatcacaacttaacaacacaacatcacaacttaacaacgtCACAACTTAACgacacaacttaacaacacaacatcacaacttaacaacatcacaacttaacaacacaacatcacaacttaccgacacaacatcacaacttaacaacgtCACagcttaacaacacaacatcacaacttaacaacacaacatcacaacttaacaacacaacatcacaacttaacgacacaacatcacaacttaacaacgtCACAACTTAAcgacacaacatcacaacttaacaacacaacatcacaactt is a window encoding:
- the LOC121652947 gene encoding THAP domain-containing protein 2-like isoform X2, with the protein product MPDFCSAFGCSHERNTETKKQGITFHKFPKDKRRRQAWVDALRRRDFVPKDCSVVCSRHFNPEDFDRTGQSTRLKEGVIPSIFNFPDRLCKVPSRPRAGRTSQQAAAGYKPSHSRSPSHSPSRSPSRSPGRGRGGLSLCEKATSDHPYAFDPVKAKEKWTEAQQKLEELQRSLRNARDRERRQKKTMKFLLDTLEDKKNC
- the LOC121652947 gene encoding THAP domain-containing protein 2-like isoform X1 — its product is MPDFCSAFGCSHERNTETKKQGITFHKFPKDKRRRQAWVDALRRRDFVPKDCSVVCSRHFNPEDFDRTGQSTRLKEGVIPSIFNFPDRLCKQVPSRPRAGRTSQQAAAGYKPSHSRSPSHSPSRSPSRSPGRGRGGLSLCEKATSDHPYAFDPVKAKEKWTEAQQKLEELQRSLRNARDRERRQKKTMKFLLDTLEDKKNC